The proteins below are encoded in one region of Leptospira montravelensis:
- a CDS encoding alpha-glucosidase, which translates to MENKMEWWKQTSIYQIYPWSFQDSNGDGIGDLQGILGRLDQIRDLGVETIWFSPFYRSPGEDFGYDISDYTAIDPRFGTMDDCDKLIKEIHKRKMRVVLDMVMNHTSDKHPWFLESRSSKENPKRDFYIWKKGTNKPPNNWISMVGTSGWNYDKTTDEYYYSNFLSFQPDLNYRNPKVKKAMFSVLDFWLNKGVDGFRLDIFNSIYKDESFKNNPFSFRYFPTPDNHDEAFFQKKTYNLNLPESFQFAKEVRKHISKYKQKPFLIGEVSGSDKVLKSFLGEKADGLNLVFQFELIHFDYHAQFFKDLLEKNEKEFLAPHTPTYVLGNHDQRRYIDRLGGDIRKAKVLSAFQFLARGIPVVYYGDEIGRKEGRISNFLGKDPIAKMNRFVPLFLSNLLGIYINRDNCRLPMLWDTDENAGFTTGRPWLPVGKFQNSDTVLGQRKEEKSLWNHYKSLFHLRKGSEVLKAGSVQTKCTSSSDLLCFERIFGDKVITVFLNFGEKTVKEPSIKGSKLLYQFGAAMVTGETIQMPGHSGLVLENKLKK; encoded by the coding sequence ATGGAAAACAAAATGGAATGGTGGAAACAAACTTCAATTTATCAAATTTATCCTTGGTCCTTTCAGGATTCCAATGGTGATGGGATCGGCGATTTGCAGGGGATTCTTGGGCGTTTGGATCAAATCCGTGATTTGGGTGTCGAAACCATTTGGTTTTCCCCATTTTACAGAAGTCCCGGGGAAGATTTTGGTTACGATATCTCTGACTACACGGCCATTGATCCTCGGTTTGGCACAATGGATGACTGTGACAAACTCATCAAAGAAATCCACAAACGAAAGATGCGAGTGGTACTCGATATGGTGATGAACCATACTTCTGACAAACACCCTTGGTTTTTGGAATCCAGATCTTCCAAAGAAAATCCGAAAAGGGATTTTTATATTTGGAAAAAGGGAACAAACAAACCACCTAATAACTGGATATCAATGGTGGGGACTTCTGGTTGGAACTACGACAAAACGACGGATGAATATTATTATAGTAATTTTTTATCGTTTCAGCCAGATCTCAATTATAGAAATCCAAAAGTAAAAAAAGCTATGTTTAGTGTTTTAGACTTTTGGTTAAATAAAGGAGTTGATGGGTTTCGGCTAGATATCTTTAACTCCATTTATAAAGATGAAAGTTTTAAAAACAATCCTTTTAGCTTTCGCTATTTCCCAACGCCAGATAACCATGATGAGGCGTTCTTTCAGAAAAAAACTTATAATTTAAACTTACCTGAATCATTTCAGTTTGCCAAAGAAGTAAGAAAACATATTTCTAAATACAAACAAAAACCATTTCTCATTGGAGAGGTGAGTGGATCTGACAAAGTTTTAAAATCCTTTTTGGGAGAAAAAGCTGATGGGCTCAATTTGGTATTTCAGTTTGAATTAATTCATTTTGACTATCATGCCCAATTTTTTAAAGACCTATTGGAAAAAAACGAAAAAGAATTTTTGGCACCTCACACACCTACCTATGTTTTGGGTAACCACGACCAAAGACGTTATATAGACAGGTTAGGTGGTGATATCCGAAAGGCAAAAGTTCTTTCAGCCTTTCAGTTTTTAGCTAGAGGCATTCCTGTTGTCTATTATGGAGATGAAATCGGGAGAAAAGAAGGAAGGATTTCTAATTTCCTTGGAAAGGATCCCATTGCCAAAATGAACCGGTTTGTACCTCTATTTTTATCAAATCTTCTAGGGATTTATATCAATAGGGACAATTGTCGTCTGCCTATGTTATGGGATACAGATGAAAATGCTGGATTTACTACAGGAAGGCCTTGGTTACCTGTTGGAAAGTTCCAAAATTCGGATACAGTACTTGGTCAAAGAAAAGAAGAAAAGTCTCTTTGGAATCATTACAAGTCGCTATTTCATTTAAGAAAAGGATCTGAAGTTTTAAAAGCGGGAAGTGTGCAAACGAAGTGCACAAGTTCTAGTGATCTACTTTGTTTTGAGAGGATTTTTGGAGATAAAGTGATTACTGTGTTTCTAAATTTTGGTGAAAAGACTGTAAAGGAACCTTCAATCAAAGGATCAAAATTATTGTATCAGTTTGGTGCTGCGATGGTAACCGGAGAAACGATTCAAATGCCTGGACATTCTGGCCTTGTTTTGGAAAACAAACTAAAGAAGTAA
- a CDS encoding sulfatase-like hydrolase/transferase, with product MKLYKKIIAAFFVLFIIFGVLYYNRLLLLRYSLGWITDIRHPREPNHPVPWQTGPVQSNEPITGRPPNVIVIMADDLGFNDVTTYGGGYAELGVPTPNIDSIAKDGVRFDSGYSGSAVCTVSRAALMTGRYPSRFGVEYTPTPGALARVGADLYADPDRLYPVVIDKEKAEKSKSFNELGMPGSEITIAEVLKERGYHSVHIGKWHLGSTEEMRPNKQGFDETLFMESGLYLPVDDPNVYNSKQDFDPIDRFLWPNMRFGVSYNGGKWFEPSRYLTDYFTDEAVKVIKTNKHRPFFLFLAHWAVHTPLQASKEDYDALSHIKDHRKRVYLSMIRSLDRSVGKILDSLSEEGLDKNTIVIFTSDNGAPNYIGLPDVNSPFRGWKLTLFQGGIRVPYLAKWPGHIKPGTKYQNAITNIDILPTVAGAAGVKLPLDRKIDGENLLPYLKGNVVQKQRPLFWSDGYYQTVQSDGWKLIRTERPKKKWLFHLDIDPLEKKNVVSIYPEKLSKLENLLDNYNKQMPEPLWPSFIEFPVSIDKTLDQKQEKEDEYTYWVN from the coding sequence ATGAAACTTTATAAAAAAATAATCGCAGCATTTTTCGTTCTTTTTATCATTTTCGGTGTTCTCTATTACAATCGATTGCTTTTACTCCGTTATTCTCTGGGTTGGATTACTGACATCCGTCATCCGAGAGAACCCAATCATCCTGTCCCTTGGCAAACTGGACCAGTTCAGTCCAATGAACCAATCACTGGTCGCCCACCGAATGTCATTGTCATCATGGCAGATGATTTAGGTTTTAATGATGTCACTACGTATGGTGGTGGTTATGCGGAATTAGGGGTTCCCACACCTAATATTGATTCTATTGCGAAGGATGGTGTGCGTTTTGATTCTGGGTATTCAGGGAGTGCTGTTTGTACGGTATCACGTGCAGCTTTAATGACCGGTAGGTATCCTTCTCGGTTTGGAGTGGAATATACTCCAACTCCAGGTGCGCTTGCAAGAGTGGGAGCTGATTTGTACGCAGATCCGGATCGGTTGTATCCTGTTGTGATTGATAAAGAAAAAGCTGAAAAATCTAAAAGTTTTAATGAACTCGGCATGCCTGGTTCGGAAATTACGATCGCAGAAGTTTTAAAAGAGAGAGGATACCATTCGGTTCATATTGGGAAATGGCATTTGGGGAGTACGGAAGAAATGAGACCAAACAAACAAGGGTTTGACGAAACTTTGTTTATGGAGAGTGGGTTGTATCTTCCAGTTGATGATCCAAATGTTTATAATTCAAAACAGGATTTTGATCCCATAGATCGTTTTTTATGGCCCAATATGCGTTTTGGCGTGAGTTATAACGGTGGTAAGTGGTTTGAACCAAGCAGGTATTTGACAGATTATTTTACTGATGAAGCAGTGAAGGTGATTAAAACAAACAAACATAGACCTTTCTTTTTGTTTTTAGCTCATTGGGCCGTACACACTCCTTTACAAGCAAGTAAGGAAGATTATGATGCGCTTTCGCATATCAAAGATCATAGAAAACGAGTGTATTTGAGTATGATTCGTTCTTTAGATCGAAGTGTTGGAAAAATTTTAGATTCATTGTCAGAGGAAGGATTAGATAAAAACACAATTGTGATTTTTACAAGTGATAACGGTGCACCGAATTATATTGGGTTACCTGATGTGAACTCACCATTCCGTGGTTGGAAATTGACACTATTTCAAGGTGGAATTCGTGTCCCTTATTTAGCAAAATGGCCAGGTCATATCAAACCAGGAACAAAATACCAAAATGCGATTACGAATATTGATATCTTACCTACGGTCGCAGGGGCAGCTGGCGTAAAACTACCGTTAGATAGAAAAATTGATGGTGAGAATCTTTTGCCTTATTTAAAAGGAAATGTGGTTCAAAAACAAAGACCACTTTTTTGGAGTGATGGGTATTATCAAACGGTACAATCAGATGGATGGAAATTAATTCGAACAGAACGCCCGAAAAAGAAATGGTTGTTTCATTTAGACATCGATCCCTTGGAAAAGAAAAATGTTGTTTCTATTTATCCGGAAAAACTATCGAAGTTGGAGAATTTATTAGATAATTATAATAAACAAATGCCTGAGCCACTTTGGCCTTCTTTTATTGAATTTCCTGTTTCGATTGATAAAACCTTAGATCAAAAACAAGAAAAAGAAGATGAGTATACGTATTGGGTGAATTAA
- a CDS encoding ArnT family glycosyltransferase — protein MYFVLLIILSALFAMTLGIPDVAFPQGDEIMHIRSIRESLEVGSYTLPVLSGLPNPYKPPLLFWMGMFFDKIFGISYFSERLVSFLFGLGTLALFYKFYQSISKSEKESKLATLAFAFSFLSLKFFGILMMEGALVFFTLLYVYLFFKSKEKENLTYVAWGSFLVGFGYLLKGPILHIYIVLFLISYLYLKMIRVRKGHFHISFKPLLKEKQTLLLFSLSLLIPILWISYLYLFTNSGKELLRFFFITENMGKFYAANQSGLRIWGGWLLYTIPFSIPLFHTVWKIIKRTSKDKNRIMTMVLLVFLLFVTIFHLMPNRKDPYYVTPFISFLFLIPALKKENWETIILSKCNKYSIPVLYFLLVALAVVLRLPSLFAVSLTGIVLSISAIAFQNKNKSFYGVFISQLLLVPIIMLFFVRPMADPNIADQLTDVKGKELCVIAENPWTAMDVQNKLIDSKVKFALPLTYRDTCPDAEMIVTFSEANLTEDWKKVNSWFQWKQHLNLDSKETLKALLKMDKRTFQSEVNVWKKEELR, from the coding sequence ATGTATTTTGTTCTACTAATAATTCTTTCTGCTTTATTTGCGATGACCCTTGGTATACCCGATGTTGCCTTTCCACAAGGTGACGAAATTATGCACATTCGTTCCATTCGAGAAAGTTTGGAAGTGGGAAGTTATACCCTCCCAGTTTTATCTGGACTTCCAAATCCGTATAAACCACCTCTTCTCTTCTGGATGGGTATGTTTTTTGATAAAATATTCGGAATTAGTTATTTTTCCGAGCGATTAGTTTCTTTTTTATTTGGCCTCGGAACCTTGGCTTTGTTCTATAAATTTTACCAATCCATAAGTAAGTCAGAAAAAGAATCTAAACTTGCTACTTTAGCATTTGCTTTCTCTTTCCTTTCCTTAAAATTTTTCGGGATTCTAATGATGGAAGGAGCACTGGTATTTTTTACCTTACTTTACGTTTATTTATTTTTTAAGTCCAAAGAAAAAGAAAATCTAACTTATGTTGCCTGGGGAAGTTTTCTTGTAGGATTTGGATATTTACTAAAAGGCCCCATTCTTCACATTTATATAGTTTTATTTTTAATCAGTTATCTATATTTAAAAATGATTCGAGTCAGAAAGGGACATTTCCATATTTCTTTCAAGCCACTTTTAAAAGAAAAACAAACTCTTCTTTTGTTTTCACTTTCTCTTCTTATTCCAATCCTTTGGATATCCTATTTATACCTATTTACAAATTCAGGAAAAGAATTATTAAGATTCTTTTTTATTACAGAGAATATGGGGAAATTTTATGCCGCGAACCAATCGGGACTTAGAATTTGGGGAGGTTGGCTTCTATATACAATCCCTTTTTCCATCCCATTATTTCATACAGTTTGGAAAATTATTAAAAGAACTTCCAAAGATAAAAACAGAATTATGACTATGGTTTTGTTGGTTTTTTTATTGTTTGTTACGATTTTCCACTTAATGCCAAATAGAAAAGATCCATATTATGTTACTCCTTTTATAAGTTTTTTATTTCTGATTCCAGCATTAAAGAAAGAGAATTGGGAGACTATAATCCTTTCCAAATGCAATAAATACTCAATTCCAGTATTATATTTTTTACTGGTAGCTTTAGCAGTAGTTCTTCGATTACCTTCGTTATTCGCAGTATCACTTACTGGAATTGTGTTATCAATAAGCGCTATAGCATTTCAAAATAAAAATAAAAGTTTTTATGGAGTTTTTATTTCGCAACTTCTTTTAGTGCCTATCATTATGTTGTTTTTTGTCAGACCGATGGCCGATCCAAACATCGCAGATCAACTTACTGACGTTAAAGGAAAAGAATTATGCGTAATCGCAGAGAATCCTTGGACAGCAATGGACGTCCAAAATAAATTAATAGATTCCAAAGTAAAATTTGCTCTTCCACTAACCTATCGGGATACATGTCCCGATGCAGAAATGATTGTTACCTTCTCGGAGGCTAATTTGACTGAAGATTGGAAAAAAGTTAACTCTTGGTTTCAATGGAAACAACATTTGAACTTAGATTCAAAAGAAACTTTAAAAGCCTTACTTAAAATGGACAAACGGACTTTTCAATCAGAAGTAAACGTGTGGAAAAAGGAAGAGTTACGATGA
- a CDS encoding STAS domain-containing protein codes for MVKKTIEENCYRIESNRLDVYSAASLEEDMTSIFEKGVTSLYLDFSNVEEVSSSVLGLLLYKKMIYGKQGVRLFLINVNPQIQKILKILNLNAHLLL; via the coding sequence ATGGTGAAAAAAACAATTGAGGAAAATTGTTATCGAATAGAGTCCAATCGACTGGACGTATATTCGGCTGCAAGTTTAGAAGAAGATATGACAAGTATCTTCGAAAAAGGAGTCACTTCTCTCTACTTAGATTTTTCCAATGTAGAAGAGGTTTCTTCCTCAGTTCTAGGACTTCTTTTATACAAAAAGATGATCTATGGAAAACAAGGAGTGAGACTTTTTCTCATCAATGTGAATCCACAGATTCAAAAGATCTTAAAGATTTTAAATCTTAATGCGCATTTACTTCTTTAG
- the speD gene encoding adenosylmethionine decarboxylase has protein sequence MDKEKIKLSGFNNLTKVLSFNLYDFCITLDDEQKGRYVSYIHDKYNASKITEISKEIVKRIDANILSVSAQDYDPVGASAMVLMSDVKGGGNPIPSTQVSMHLDKSHITVHTYPDAADPDGICSFRVDIDISTCGEIIPLDSINFLFEAFECDVVYIDYVVRGYTRLADGRKIYNDHHFNSILDFVKPEIKRNYTYLSDINMPQDNTWQTKMMIKELGPENYLINPTDISHPDVPNKMKLLREEMKEVYHMIH, from the coding sequence ATGGATAAAGAAAAAATCAAACTTTCCGGTTTCAACAATCTGACAAAAGTTTTGAGTTTTAACCTCTACGATTTTTGCATCACTTTGGATGACGAACAAAAAGGTAGATACGTAAGTTATATCCACGACAAATACAATGCTAGCAAAATTACAGAAATCTCTAAAGAGATTGTCAAACGAATTGATGCCAATATTCTTTCTGTCTCCGCACAAGACTACGATCCTGTAGGTGCTTCTGCTATGGTTCTGATGAGTGATGTCAAAGGTGGAGGTAATCCGATCCCATCGACACAAGTGAGCATGCACTTAGACAAATCTCATATCACAGTACATACGTATCCAGATGCCGCAGATCCTGATGGAATTTGTTCCTTTCGAGTGGACATAGATATTTCTACTTGCGGAGAGATCATTCCTCTCGACTCCATTAATTTTTTATTTGAAGCCTTTGAGTGTGATGTGGTATATATTGATTATGTAGTTCGCGGATACACAAGATTAGCGGATGGAAGAAAAATTTACAACGACCACCATTTCAATTCCATTTTGGATTTTGTAAAACCAGAAATCAAAAGAAATTATACTTATTTATCTGATATCAATATGCCTCAAGACAATACATGGCAGACGAAAATGATGATTAAAGAACTTGGACCAGAGAACTATTTAATCAATCCAACTGATATTTCTCATCCAGATGTTCCAAACAAAATGAAACTACTCAGAGAAGAAATGAAAGAGGTATACCACATGATCCATTAA
- a CDS encoding polyprenol monophosphomannose synthase: protein MQNKTSIILPTYNEAGNIKNCAETISKILEKESLEFEIVIVDDNSPDGTFEVAKVLAEYDKRIKPFVRTTERGLSSAVTYGYDKAEGENLVVVDADFQHDYTKIPDVIRLLNENDIVVATRRSADGGYGNFPILRKLASQFATKISEWLFPVPITDPMSGFFGIRKSIYLETKEKLHPRGYKILFEILGSVRTEKIAEVGYTFGLRTWGQSKLDSGVIFYFIWDLISIKWNQWKSSHSFQFRSKRRNSHIHP from the coding sequence ATGCAAAATAAAACAAGTATCATATTACCAACTTATAATGAAGCCGGCAATATCAAAAACTGTGCCGAAACCATCTCTAAAATATTAGAAAAAGAATCTTTAGAGTTTGAAATTGTCATTGTGGATGATAACTCCCCTGATGGCACTTTTGAAGTTGCAAAAGTCCTTGCCGAGTATGATAAAAGAATCAAACCCTTTGTTCGTACGACAGAACGAGGATTAAGTTCTGCAGTCACTTACGGATACGACAAAGCAGAAGGTGAGAATCTGGTGGTGGTGGATGCTGACTTTCAACACGACTATACCAAAATTCCTGATGTGATCCGATTACTGAATGAAAACGATATCGTAGTTGCCACACGCCGTAGTGCCGATGGAGGTTACGGAAATTTTCCGATACTTCGAAAGTTAGCAAGTCAGTTTGCAACAAAAATTTCTGAATGGTTGTTTCCTGTTCCGATTACAGATCCTATGAGTGGATTTTTTGGAATCCGAAAATCAATTTATTTAGAAACAAAGGAAAAACTTCATCCAAGAGGATATAAAATTCTTTTTGAAATATTGGGTTCAGTTCGCACAGAAAAAATTGCAGAAGTTGGATATACATTTGGACTTCGCACTTGGGGACAATCGAAACTTGATTCCGGCGTAATATTTTATTTTATATGGGACCTAATTTCGATTAAATGGAATCAGTGGAAGTCATCACACTCCTTCCAATTCCGATCCAAAAGAAGAAATTCACATATACATCCATAA
- a CDS encoding SCO family protein: protein MTKPKSLQLKFLIFSSGIFFLFVLSFVITIFGGKSRFVDCPFCLKKFSKEPTGTWILIYPGLVGCGKKCPLALEALRRFKERFPEIQTSFYFLVTDPSESEEAIAAYLDYYQKSIQIKALRPETEEEISFYRKLGAYMPIHPSLKQRDEHGTQFFLVPPNRDTMYLIPKLGEKEWIDIQKEIETEIQ, encoded by the coding sequence ATGACAAAACCTAAATCACTCCAGTTAAAATTTCTAATTTTTAGTTCTGGAATTTTCTTTCTATTTGTTTTAAGTTTTGTGATCACCATCTTTGGTGGGAAGTCTAGGTTTGTAGATTGTCCTTTTTGTTTGAAAAAGTTTTCCAAAGAACCAACTGGCACTTGGATTTTGATTTACCCAGGTCTTGTGGGTTGTGGTAAAAAATGTCCATTAGCTCTGGAAGCCCTTCGCCGTTTCAAAGAGAGATTTCCTGAAATCCAAACATCCTTCTATTTTTTAGTTACCGATCCCAGTGAATCAGAAGAGGCAATTGCCGCTTATTTGGACTATTACCAAAAAAGTATACAGATTAAGGCACTAAGGCCGGAAACGGAAGAAGAAATTAGTTTTTATCGAAAGTTAGGAGCTTATATGCCAATCCACCCTTCGTTAAAACAAAGAGATGAACATGGAACTCAGTTTTTTTTAGTCCCACCCAACCGTGATACTATGTATTTAATACCGAAATTGGGTGAGAAAGAATGGATAGATATTCAAAAAGAAATAGAAACCGAAATCCAATAA
- a CDS encoding DinB family protein encodes MDPIIAENLQILQQGIFLLESITNERYKQKQEILTSSIGEHFRHIIEHYELFWNGFNVGHIDYDKRNRNPRLETDRLFAIESMEQYVSLFQTRNLKPEKISISQNYNPNENVPIIPSYTNRELLFLLSHTVHHYAIISILVKLDGGVVSKEFGFSPATLFAKT; translated from the coding sequence ATGGATCCAATTATTGCTGAGAACTTACAAATTTTGCAGCAAGGAATTTTTCTTCTCGAATCTATAACGAACGAAAGATATAAACAAAAACAGGAAATCCTAACATCTTCCATTGGTGAACACTTTCGTCACATCATTGAACATTACGAATTGTTTTGGAATGGATTCAATGTTGGTCATATCGATTATGATAAAAGAAATAGAAATCCTCGCCTGGAAACAGATCGATTATTTGCCATTGAATCAATGGAACAATATGTTTCTCTGTTTCAAACCCGGAACTTGAAGCCAGAAAAAATTTCAATTTCACAAAACTATAACCCGAATGAAAACGTTCCGATCATTCCTAGCTATACCAATCGAGAACTTCTATTTTTACTTTCTCATACAGTTCATCACTATGCAATTATATCCATTTTGGTGAAGTTAGATGGTGGAGTTGTATCCAAAGAGTTTGGGTTTTCCCCTGCGACTCTATTTGCAAAAACATAA
- a CDS encoding formylglycine-generating enzyme family protein, giving the protein MNPNFPGMVWVPSGQFEKGSNVYPEESPIYSATVSGFWIDETEVTNDEFAKFVWETGYQTEAETGLISNIQLNQLKLNVPGAVVFQKPKEDLKSNSSFDWWNYVPGANWRHPDGPDSSIEGKGSFPVVAVSYMDALNFARWKGHSLPTEVEWELAAANGSQDNANTWQGEFPYLDEGKDGFVGISPVGCFAKNKFGLYDMIGNVWEYTADPWTEDKTLDKRKYHTIKGGSYLCSPNYCKRYRAQAKQPQEDQLASNHIGFRTIKRTHFNTIKKLKEKL; this is encoded by the coding sequence GTGAATCCAAATTTTCCTGGAATGGTTTGGGTTCCTTCGGGTCAGTTTGAAAAGGGATCTAATGTATATCCAGAAGAATCACCGATTTACTCCGCAACTGTTTCTGGATTTTGGATAGATGAAACTGAAGTTACCAATGATGAATTTGCCAAATTTGTATGGGAGACAGGTTATCAAACGGAAGCTGAAACAGGATTGATTTCAAACATTCAACTTAACCAGCTGAAACTGAATGTACCAGGCGCTGTTGTTTTTCAAAAACCGAAAGAGGATCTTAAATCAAACTCATCATTCGATTGGTGGAATTACGTGCCAGGAGCCAACTGGCGTCATCCTGATGGGCCAGATTCTTCCATAGAAGGAAAGGGATCCTTTCCTGTAGTAGCAGTGAGTTATATGGACGCTTTAAACTTTGCGAGATGGAAAGGCCATAGTTTGCCAACGGAAGTGGAATGGGAATTGGCTGCAGCTAATGGAAGTCAGGATAATGCCAATACTTGGCAAGGTGAGTTTCCTTACTTAGATGAAGGGAAAGATGGATTTGTTGGAATTTCACCTGTTGGTTGTTTTGCGAAAAATAAATTCGGTTTATATGATATGATCGGAAACGTTTGGGAATACACTGCCGATCCGTGGACTGAGGACAAAACTTTAGACAAAAGAAAATACCATACGATCAAGGGTGGATCTTATCTTTGTTCGCCGAACTATTGCAAACGATATAGGGCCCAAGCTAAACAACCTCAAGAAGACCAATTGGCCAGTAACCATATTGGATTTCGAACAATAAAAAGAACTCATTTTAATACAATTAAAAAACTAAAGGAAAAATTATGA
- a CDS encoding methyl-accepting chemotaxis protein, whose protein sequence is MAAVLSERQKKVDTFFLWAILAHTPLVFFLSLGYGATTVVTLSAVVISFVSFLFYKMARGSFFLRAWNGATLMIFSALMIQAQFGRIEMHFHVFSALAILFVYEDWRVLLVAALTIAVHHLVGNYVQEFGTVIFGTKVMVYSYGTGLEIVLTHALFVVFETGILIYFSIRSVLELKNQIEAQTNLETVIAGVTAAVDEVSSGTKTFIENSNLISQKVKEFQTSFQTQSSSIEAISAATEETAASSQLILEGSNRQIGEVKTVEELNRNLFTLSEGFVTSLEVMRSKIQESADSVKKTETEFTGLYQSMEVAVDDSEKMEEILELISDIAEKVNLLSLNASIEAARAGDAGRGFAVVASEISKLADSTAEATKNISSISGKIKSAIQVSFKQSNQINQTVQSFVKSILSSEEGMRELTVKITGTLSAFEKQEQALLTLDQIAQEMQVSSKEQSTSMAEISNSILDLNVKTQSNLGTCGNMIGLIDKGNVIFNGLKDSVETLAAIIEDDKT, encoded by the coding sequence TTGGCGGCAGTTCTGTCGGAACGCCAAAAAAAAGTAGATACATTTTTTCTTTGGGCGATTTTGGCCCACACTCCTCTTGTTTTTTTTCTCTCTTTGGGTTATGGTGCTACGACTGTTGTAACCCTCTCTGCGGTGGTAATTTCCTTTGTTTCCTTTCTTTTTTATAAGATGGCTCGAGGTTCTTTTTTCCTAAGGGCATGGAATGGGGCAACTCTTATGATATTTAGTGCTCTTATGATCCAAGCGCAGTTTGGTCGCATCGAAATGCACTTTCATGTTTTTAGTGCCCTTGCGATTTTATTTGTGTATGAAGATTGGAGAGTTTTATTAGTTGCTGCACTAACGATCGCCGTACACCACTTAGTGGGTAATTACGTCCAAGAATTTGGGACTGTAATTTTTGGAACCAAGGTAATGGTATATAGTTATGGAACGGGCCTTGAGATCGTTCTTACCCATGCTTTATTTGTAGTATTTGAAACTGGGATTCTCATTTATTTTTCCATTCGTTCTGTTTTGGAACTCAAAAACCAAATTGAGGCACAAACCAATTTGGAAACTGTAATTGCCGGTGTCACAGCGGCTGTGGATGAGGTATCTTCTGGAACCAAAACATTTATAGAAAATTCCAATTTAATTTCACAGAAAGTAAAAGAATTTCAAACTTCTTTTCAAACTCAATCTTCTTCCATTGAGGCTATTTCGGCGGCAACAGAAGAAACAGCTGCTTCCAGCCAATTGATTTTAGAAGGTTCCAACCGCCAAATTGGTGAGGTCAAAACAGTTGAGGAATTAAATCGTAATTTATTTACTTTGAGTGAAGGATTTGTGACTTCATTGGAAGTCATGCGTTCCAAAATCCAAGAGTCAGCCGATAGTGTTAAAAAAACAGAAACCGAATTTACGGGTCTTTACCAATCAATGGAGGTGGCAGTTGACGATTCGGAAAAAATGGAAGAAATTTTAGAATTAATTTCTGATATTGCAGAAAAGGTCAACTTACTTTCGTTAAATGCATCGATTGAAGCTGCTCGTGCTGGAGATGCGGGTCGCGGATTTGCGGTCGTTGCTTCTGAGATTTCTAAACTTGCAGATTCAACTGCAGAAGCTACAAAAAACATTTCCTCTATCTCAGGAAAAATTAAGTCGGCAATACAGGTAAGTTTTAAACAGTCCAATCAAATTAACCAAACGGTTCAAAGTTTTGTGAAGTCCATTCTCTCTTCAGAAGAAGGAATGCGAGAACTCACTGTAAAAATTACAGGCACTCTTTCTGCCTTTGAAAAACAAGAACAAGCTTTACTTACCTTGGATCAAATTGCGCAGGAGATGCAAGTATCCAGTAAAGAACAATCCACAAGTATGGCTGAAATTTCAAATTCCATCCTCGATCTCAATGTCAAAACACAATCCAATTTAGGTACTTGTGGCAATATGATTGGGTTAATTGATAAAGGAAATGTTATCTTTAATGGATTGAAGGATTCTGTAGAAACTTTAGCGGCCATCATTGAAGATGACAAAACCTAA